Part of the Paenibacillus sp. FSL R7-0273 genome is shown below.
CTCAAGCTGGGTATACAGCTGCTTTGCATTGGCATACTGTCCCTCCAGTTCTATCTTCTTGGATACCACTGTCTCCTTGTCGAGCTTGTGCTGCTCCAGCAGATCCTGGTCCTGATCCACGATCATTTTGAGCGAATCCGCCCGGTCCAGAAAATCGGAGAAGCTGGTCGATGACAGCAGCACATCAAGATAAGAAACAGCACCATCGGTATACATCAGCCGGACACGGGATTCCAGCAGCTTTTCACGCGAAGCAATCCGGTCCTCCGCATCACTCAGCTCGGCTGCAGTCACGTTGAGCGACTCCTCTGTGCTGGCGATTTTGCCGGAAATGGTCGTCATTTCACCCTTTACCTGCTCGATCTGTGCCAGCACATACTCGAGATTCTGGGTGGTTTTGTTCTTGTAGTGCTGTGCCTCCTGAGTACGGGAAGCCGCCTTGTCCTGTGCGGCCTTAGCCGCCTGCACCTCTTGCTGCAGCTTCTTCAGCTGCTGATCTATTTCTGCGACTGTTGTCTTTTTGGCATATCCGTCAGAGGGTCCTAAAAAAGTGACAGCCAGCAGTGCTACGGCTAGTCCGGCGGCAATCTTCTTCTTCAACTCGCACTCCCCATCCTTTTACTCCGTATTTATAATGTCATTTCACGTCAGAAATTGTGCTTACACCTTCAAAAACTTGCGGATTGATACGGTACTTCCCCAGATCCCGATCAGCATGCCAAGCCCTACAAGCAGCCCGCACATGAGCAGCCAGATTTCTTCAAAAGGAATCAGCTGCAGCCCCAGCATCGGATCCCCCTGTACAGAACGTATCAGACTGCTGTAGCCGATAAAGAGAACACCCGAGGTCACAAGTGAGCCGATCAGTCCGATCAGCGCCCCCTCCACAAAAAACGGCCAGCGGATAAACGCATTCGTTGCCCCGACCAGCTTCATAATGCCGATCTCCTTGCGGCGGGCGAGAATGGTTACCCGGATCGTATTGGAAATCAGGAACATGGACATCAGAGCCAGGCCTGCCACAAAAATAAAGCCTATATTGCGCACAGCGCGCGTAATCTTAAACAGTGTCTCAACCGAGCCTTTACCGTAGTTCACTTTATATATCGGCTGCTCTTCATGCTTTGTGTTTAGTGCTTCTATCTTATCTGCTACAAACGGGACTGTAGTCGGTTCAATCACCTCGACCAGCAGCTTGTCCGGCAGCGGGTTATTCTCTTCGTCAAAGCCTTCCAGCAGCTCGGCTGCATCCGGCCC
Proteins encoded:
- the ftsX gene encoding permease-like cell division protein FtsX, translated to MSFKTFLRHMREGFKNVFRNGWMSVASITSIVVSLFVLGVFILLVLNVNSIADKADSQVQINVHLTLNTDQKMRETLQNEIGSMPEVSKVEFVSKEQGLIEFREDMGPDAAELLEGFDEENNPLPDKLLVEVIEPTTVPFVADKIEALNTKHEEQPIYKVNYGKGSVETLFKITRAVRNIGFIFVAGLALMSMFLISNTIRVTILARRKEIGIMKLVGATNAFIRWPFFVEGALIGLIGSLVTSGVLFIGYSSLIRSVQGDPMLGLQLIPFEEIWLLMCGLLVGLGMLIGIWGSTVSIRKFLKV